The following coding sequences lie in one Flagellimonas eckloniae genomic window:
- a CDS encoding glycosyltransferase family 2 protein — MRISIIIPAHNEASYLSDCLDSFVAQTQTPDEVIVVDDNSSDDTFKIASGYSKKFDWIKVFKRKSIDEHIPGKKVVDTFNFGLQHVSNFNLIGKFDADIILPPNYFEVILNHFQSNWKLGMCSGLLYIKKDDDWVYETIAKKNHIRGPIKLYHKSCFIKIEGLRPGVGWDTVDVLLAKYHDFETLTDSSLHVKHLRPTGHGYSSKNYKTKGEALYKMRYGIVLTKVAALKMAWHSKSLKLYIQIILGYLKALIYQVPRFVSKDEGAFIRKYRWKGILQKM, encoded by the coding sequence ATGCGAATAAGCATTATTATCCCTGCCCATAATGAAGCATCTTATCTTTCAGATTGTCTGGATTCCTTTGTTGCACAAACCCAGACTCCAGATGAGGTAATTGTTGTGGACGATAATTCCAGTGATGATACATTTAAAATTGCTTCAGGCTATTCTAAAAAGTTTGATTGGATAAAGGTTTTCAAGAGAAAGTCTATTGATGAACATATTCCAGGAAAAAAGGTAGTGGATACTTTTAATTTTGGACTACAGCATGTATCCAATTTTAACTTGATAGGCAAATTTGACGCGGATATTATCCTCCCTCCCAATTATTTTGAAGTTATCCTAAACCATTTTCAAAGCAATTGGAAATTAGGTATGTGTTCTGGGTTGCTTTACATAAAAAAAGATGACGATTGGGTATATGAAACTATTGCAAAAAAAAACCATATTCGTGGACCTATAAAGCTATATCATAAATCTTGCTTTATTAAGATTGAAGGTTTACGCCCAGGAGTTGGGTGGGATACTGTGGATGTCCTTCTGGCCAAGTACCATGATTTTGAAACCTTAACGGATTCTTCATTGCATGTAAAACACCTACGTCCCACTGGTCATGGCTATAGCTCAAAAAACTATAAGACCAAAGGAGAAGCGCTTTACAAAATGCGCTATGGCATTGTCCTCACCAAAGTCGCTGCACTAAAAATGGCGTGGCATTCCAAAAGCTTGAAGTTATACATTCAAATAATTTTGGGCTATCTAAAAGCCTTGATTTACCAGGTTCCCCGATTTGTTTCAAAGGATGAAGGCGCTTTTATCAGAAAATATAGATGGAAAGGTATCTTGCAAAAAATGTAG
- a CDS encoding methyltransferase, with amino-acid sequence MYEGKYPHKRYRITLEFLKKHIDTSESILDLGVENPFSEIMKSNGYQVKNTGGEDLDVNFDTVANTDAKVITAFEIFEHLVAPYNVLKEIKVDKLVASIPMRLWFSSAYRSKTDPWDRHYHEFEDWQFDWLLEKAGWTIKDSAKWTNPTKKLGLRPLLRYFTNRYYIVYAERKS; translated from the coding sequence ATGTACGAAGGCAAATATCCACACAAACGGTATCGAATAACCCTAGAGTTTTTAAAAAAGCATATTGATACTTCAGAATCCATATTGGATTTGGGAGTAGAAAATCCGTTTTCAGAAATCATGAAATCCAACGGATACCAGGTAAAAAATACTGGCGGGGAAGACTTGGATGTAAATTTTGATACCGTTGCCAATACCGATGCAAAAGTGATTACTGCTTTTGAAATTTTTGAACATTTGGTTGCCCCCTATAATGTATTAAAGGAAATAAAAGTAGATAAACTAGTTGCGAGTATTCCAATGCGGTTATGGTTTTCATCGGCATACCGGAGCAAAACAGACCCATGGGACCGACATTACCATGAATTTGAAGATTGGCAGTTTGATTGGCTCTTGGAAAAAGCGGGGTGGACAATCAAAGATTCCGCTAAATGGACCAATCCTACCAAAAAACTAGGGCTTAGACCATTGTTGCGCTACTTTACCAATCGCTATTATATTGTGTACGCAGAGCGAAAGTCCTAA
- a CDS encoding 3-oxoacyl-ACP synthase III family protein, protein MKIGITGTGRYIPSIITKNEDFLEHEFLGTDGSTFANENAVIIEKFKSITGISERRYAKPELKTSDLGYLAAEKAIEDAKIDKEELDYIIFAHNFGDLTVGKTQGDTLPSLATRVKHLLKIKNPKCVAYDMLFGCPGWIEAVIQANAFIKSGMAKKCLVIGGETLSRVLDDHDRDSMIYSDGAGAAIIEANPSSGEILAHTSVTHANGEAYYLFFDKTYSNEEGSDTRYIKMHGRKIYEFACTHVPQAMADCLNESGRSIDEVKKVFIHQANEKMDEAILKRFYRLYNKEVPEGIMPMSIHKLGNSSVATIPTLFDLVRKGEFQNHKVKEGDVIIFASVGAGMNINAIVYKY, encoded by the coding sequence ATGAAAATTGGGATTACAGGTACTGGTAGATATATTCCATCTATCATTACAAAAAACGAGGACTTTTTGGAACATGAATTTCTTGGTACAGATGGAAGCACTTTTGCAAATGAAAATGCCGTAATCATAGAAAAATTCAAATCCATTACAGGAATTTCTGAACGTCGATATGCTAAACCTGAATTAAAGACATCAGATTTAGGGTATCTAGCTGCTGAAAAAGCAATTGAAGATGCAAAAATTGATAAGGAGGAACTGGATTACATCATTTTTGCACATAACTTTGGAGATTTAACTGTTGGGAAAACGCAGGGTGACACCTTACCCAGCCTAGCCACACGTGTAAAGCATCTACTTAAAATAAAGAATCCAAAATGCGTCGCCTATGATATGCTTTTTGGCTGCCCAGGATGGATAGAGGCAGTTATACAAGCAAATGCTTTTATTAAAAGTGGAATGGCCAAAAAATGTTTGGTTATTGGGGGCGAGACCCTCTCAAGAGTGTTGGATGACCATGATCGTGATAGTATGATTTATTCCGATGGTGCTGGCGCAGCCATAATTGAAGCCAATCCAAGTTCTGGGGAAATTTTGGCTCATACATCCGTTACACATGCCAATGGCGAGGCCTATTACTTGTTTTTTGATAAAACCTATAGCAACGAAGAAGGATCTGATACCAGATATATAAAAATGCATGGCCGTAAAATCTACGAATTTGCATGTACTCATGTACCACAGGCCATGGCTGATTGTTTGAATGAAAGTGGAAGATCCATTGATGAAGTAAAGAAAGTGTTCATTCATCAAGCCAATGAAAAAATGGACGAGGCCATACTAAAAAGATTCTACCGTTTATACAACAAAGAAGTGCCGGAGGGGATCATGCCTATGAGCATCCACAAATTGGGAAACAGTTCCGTAGCTACCATTCCCACACTTTTTGATTTAGTGCGAAAGGGGGAATTTCAAAATCACAAAGTAAAAGAGGGAGATGTTATTATCTTTGCAAGCGTTGGCGCTGGTATGAATATCAATGCCATTGTTTACAAATATTAG
- the gcvP gene encoding aminomethyl-transferring glycine dehydrogenase: MNTEVFASRHIGITERDLESMFETVGVENLEQLILETIPDDIRLKQPLQIPQGISEHEFLTHIQNLSEKNKVFKSYIGLGYHESLIPSVIKRNILENPGWYTAYTPYQAEIAQGRLEALLNFQTMVCDLTGMELANASLLDESTAAAEAMTMLFDIRSRQQKKEGVLKFFVSEEVLPQTVSLLQTRSTPLGIELVVGNHEEFAFLDNFYGALLQYPGKHGQVHDYAEFVQKAKENDIKVAVAADILSLVMLTAPGEWGVDVVVGTTQRFGIPLGYGGPHAAFFATKREYKRSIPGRIIGVTKDTDGNPALRMALQTREQHIKRDKATSNICTAQVLLAVMAGMYAVYHGPKGLGYIANKIHNQAKVLSNGFKNIGLQQLNTSFFDTIKVKIADTQKLKGVAEGKGINFNYIDSETISIALNEATNKTDIESILNCFGETEISIQEEVANVISSSLKRQTPFLEQEVFNSYHSETELMRYIKKLERKDLALNHSMISLGSCTMKLNAASEMLPLSWANWGNIHPFVPLNQAEGYQEVLKELEEQLNVITGFAATSLQPNSGAQGEYAGLMTIRAYHEANGEGHRNICIIPASAHGTNPASAVMAGMKVVVTKTDEKGNIDVADLEEKVHLHSEHLAALMVTYPSTHGVFESSIKHITQLVHENGGQVYMDGANMNAQVGLTNPATIGADVCHLNLHKTFAIPHGGGGPGVGPICVAAQLKPFLPTNPVVETGGEKAITAISAAPWGSALACLISYGYIKMLGAEGLTDATRIAILNANYIKDKLKGKFDVLYSGEKGRAAHEMIIDCRPFKANGIEVTDIAKRLMDYGFHAPTVSFPVAGTIMIEPTESESLAELNKFCDAMLSIREEIDEASDEDQDNVLKNAPHTLEMVTNDRWDYPYSRKKAAFPLPFVSENKFWPTIRRTDEAFGDRNLICTCTPIEAYVEA; encoded by the coding sequence ATGAATACAGAAGTGTTTGCCTCAAGGCACATTGGCATTACGGAAAGAGACCTCGAGTCCATGTTTGAAACGGTTGGGGTAGAAAACCTTGAACAGTTAATATTGGAAACAATTCCAGATGATATTAGACTCAAACAACCATTGCAAATTCCGCAAGGTATAAGCGAGCATGAATTTTTGACCCACATTCAAAATCTTTCGGAAAAGAATAAGGTTTTTAAATCCTATATTGGATTGGGATACCATGAGAGCTTGATACCATCCGTAATTAAAAGAAATATTCTTGAAAACCCAGGATGGTATACCGCTTACACACCCTACCAAGCTGAAATTGCCCAAGGTAGATTGGAAGCCTTGCTAAATTTCCAAACCATGGTATGTGATTTAACCGGAATGGAACTGGCCAACGCATCTCTTTTAGATGAAAGTACCGCAGCGGCCGAAGCAATGACCATGTTGTTTGATATTCGTTCAAGGCAACAAAAAAAGGAAGGTGTGCTTAAGTTTTTTGTTTCTGAAGAAGTACTCCCCCAAACAGTAAGCCTACTGCAAACACGATCAACTCCTTTGGGAATAGAATTGGTAGTTGGAAATCACGAGGAATTCGCTTTTTTGGATAATTTTTACGGAGCACTTTTGCAATACCCCGGCAAACATGGCCAAGTTCATGATTATGCTGAATTCGTTCAAAAAGCCAAGGAAAATGATATCAAAGTTGCTGTGGCAGCAGATATTTTAAGTTTAGTAATGCTTACTGCTCCCGGTGAATGGGGGGTAGATGTAGTAGTAGGAACAACACAACGTTTTGGAATTCCATTGGGGTATGGTGGTCCCCATGCTGCCTTTTTCGCTACAAAAAGAGAATACAAAAGGAGCATTCCAGGAAGAATTATTGGAGTTACAAAAGACACCGATGGCAATCCTGCGCTCCGCATGGCATTGCAAACAAGGGAACAGCACATAAAACGTGACAAAGCCACATCCAACATATGTACAGCACAGGTACTATTGGCCGTTATGGCTGGCATGTATGCCGTTTATCATGGGCCAAAAGGGTTGGGCTATATTGCCAATAAAATACACAATCAGGCTAAAGTCCTTTCCAATGGATTTAAAAATATTGGTTTACAACAACTGAATACTTCATTTTTTGATACTATAAAAGTTAAGATAGCCGATACACAGAAGTTGAAGGGAGTTGCTGAAGGTAAGGGAATAAATTTCAACTATATTGATTCTGAAACCATTTCAATTGCATTGAATGAAGCTACCAACAAAACGGATATAGAGTCTATATTAAATTGTTTTGGTGAAACCGAAATTTCTATTCAAGAAGAAGTTGCTAATGTAATCTCAAGTTCGTTAAAACGTCAAACACCATTTTTAGAGCAAGAAGTCTTCAACTCATACCATTCTGAAACAGAATTGATGCGCTATATCAAAAAATTGGAGCGAAAAGATTTGGCATTGAACCATTCCATGATTTCCTTGGGCAGCTGTACCATGAAACTGAACGCTGCTTCAGAAATGCTTCCATTAAGCTGGGCAAACTGGGGCAACATCCATCCCTTTGTACCACTTAATCAAGCTGAAGGATATCAAGAAGTTTTAAAAGAGCTGGAAGAGCAGTTAAACGTGATTACCGGTTTCGCTGCAACATCATTACAACCCAACTCAGGAGCACAGGGAGAATACGCAGGATTGATGACCATACGGGCGTATCATGAAGCCAATGGGGAAGGACACAGAAATATCTGTATTATTCCTGCCTCTGCACACGGAACAAACCCTGCCTCAGCTGTTATGGCAGGGATGAAAGTTGTGGTTACCAAAACCGATGAAAAAGGAAACATTGATGTCGCTGATCTAGAGGAAAAAGTACACTTACATTCTGAACATCTAGCAGCCTTGATGGTTACCTATCCTTCAACCCATGGTGTATTTGAGTCATCTATAAAACACATTACCCAACTAGTTCATGAAAATGGAGGGCAAGTCTATATGGATGGTGCCAATATGAATGCTCAAGTGGGGCTAACAAACCCAGCTACCATAGGCGCCGATGTTTGTCATCTTAACCTGCACAAAACATTTGCAATTCCTCACGGCGGTGGCGGACCAGGGGTGGGCCCTATCTGCGTAGCTGCACAATTAAAACCATTTCTTCCAACAAATCCAGTTGTGGAAACGGGGGGAGAAAAAGCAATTACCGCTATATCAGCAGCACCTTGGGGCAGCGCGCTGGCCTGTTTAATATCCTACGGGTACATTAAAATGTTGGGAGCGGAAGGATTAACAGATGCCACTAGAATTGCCATTTTAAATGCCAATTACATTAAAGACAAGCTGAAAGGTAAATTTGACGTGCTCTACTCTGGTGAAAAAGGAAGAGCTGCCCATGAAATGATTATTGATTGCAGACCATTTAAAGCTAATGGAATTGAGGTAACTGATATTGCAAAACGATTGATGGATTATGGATTCCATGCACCCACGGTTTCTTTTCCCGTAGCTGGTACCATTATGATAGAACCAACAGAAAGCGAAAGTCTTGCTGAATTGAACAAATTTTGTGATGCCATGTTATCGATTCGTGAGGAAATTGACGAAGCAAGCGACGAAGATCAAGACAACGTGCTTAAAAATGCACCGCATACTTTGGAAATGGTCACTAACGACCGTTGGGATTACCCATATAGTAGGAAAAAAGCTGCTTTTCCATTACCCTTTGTTTCAGAAAATAAGTTCTGGCCAACAATAAGAAGAACAGATGAAGCCTTTGGGGATCGTAATTTAATATGTACCTGCACACCTATTGAAGCTTACGTAGAAGCATAG